The Fortiea contorta PCC 7126 genome has a segment encoding these proteins:
- a CDS encoding phycobilisome rod-core linker polypeptide yields MSVKASGGSSVARPQLYQTLAVATISQAEQQDRFLGNGELNELASYFASGAKRLEIAQTLTENSEIIVSRAANRIFVGGSPMAFLEKPREPELVAAVTTGANVTEGMKLGTVTYVESRGGFLENLRSIFNTSSSGPVPPGFRPINIARYGPSNTAKSLRDLSWFLRYATYAIVAGDPNIIAVNTRGLREIIESACSTEATLVALQEIKAASLSFFRKDAVATEIVSQYMDVLLTEFQTPTPSQKLRQRPSSDQQGLKLPQIYFNAAERRPKFVMKPGLSTTEKGEVIKAAYRQIFERDISRAYSLSISDLESKVKNGDISVKEFVRRLAKSPLYQKQFYQPFINSRVIELAFRHILGRGPSSREEVQKYFAIISKGGLSALVDALVDSAEYSDYFGEETVPYLRGLGQEAQECRNWGPQQDLFNFSAPFRKIPQFITTFAAYDRPLPDQHPYGSGNDPLEIQFGAIFPKETRNPSTSPAPFAKDTKRILIHQGPGINNQNSNPQARGAAPGTLGPKVFKLDQVPRTVGKKVGKGASVKFSETTTQAVIRAIYLQVFGRDVYEGQRQKVLEIKLENGEISVREFVRALAKSDLFRSMYWTPLYVCKAIEYTHRRLLGRPTYGRQENNKYFDIASKKGFYAVVDAIIESVEYTEAFGEDTVPYERYLTPGGEALRRLRVGSIREDITPRIQKEEAPRFVALGAVTENRTEPDIQFRINQGVNKQRERVKVFKLVANLSDKVALKTLISAAYRQIFERDIAPYITTNEFSALESKLGNGEITVKEFIEGLGYSNLYLKEFYTPYPNTKVIELGTKHFLGRAPLDQAEIRKYNQILATKGIRAFIGALVSSAEYREVFGEDTVPYRRFPTLPAANFPNTEKLYNQLTKQNDDVVVPSFKTVQTRIDSAQTPLIAKAIADLTTANGADKTNPLFVELARSSAYAVEGVDTHRRQPARIYRLMDGSTVSERQVVIDAAYCQVLDLFGSQVPDDYRRPELDRQLQNGEISVREFVRELASSEIYHQRFCQPYPHTKVVEYLFRHLLGRTPADQGEIRQYEMLLVDSGWKAAVKAIVDSPEYARYFGEDVVPYQRSSSFRG; encoded by the coding sequence ATGAGTGTTAAGGCAAGTGGTGGAAGCTCAGTTGCGCGTCCGCAACTATATCAAACCCTAGCTGTAGCGACAATTTCTCAAGCGGAACAGCAAGACCGTTTCTTGGGAAATGGCGAATTGAATGAACTAGCAAGCTATTTTGCATCTGGAGCAAAGCGTCTAGAAATTGCCCAGACCCTCACGGAAAATTCCGAGATTATCGTATCTCGGGCTGCTAACAGAATTTTTGTTGGTGGTTCACCAATGGCTTTCTTGGAAAAACCCAGAGAGCCAGAATTGGTAGCGGCGGTTACTACTGGCGCAAATGTCACAGAAGGCATGAAGCTAGGAACTGTCACTTATGTTGAAAGTCGTGGCGGATTTCTAGAAAATTTGCGCTCCATTTTTAACACCTCAAGCAGCGGCCCGGTACCCCCTGGCTTCAGACCAATCAACATTGCTCGTTACGGCCCAAGTAACACAGCTAAGAGCCTGCGGGATTTATCCTGGTTCTTGCGTTATGCTACTTATGCGATCGTGGCTGGCGACCCCAATATTATCGCTGTGAATACTAGGGGTTTGCGGGAAATTATTGAAAGTGCTTGTTCTACAGAAGCGACATTGGTGGCTTTACAAGAAATTAAAGCAGCGTCACTTTCATTTTTCCGCAAGGATGCCGTGGCGACGGAGATTGTTTCTCAATACATGGATGTGTTGTTGACTGAATTTCAGACACCAACGCCTTCTCAGAAACTGCGTCAACGTCCTTCCAGTGACCAGCAAGGTTTAAAACTACCTCAAATTTACTTCAACGCAGCCGAAAGACGTCCCAAGTTTGTGATGAAACCTGGGTTGTCAACTACCGAAAAAGGTGAAGTAATTAAAGCAGCTTATCGGCAAATTTTTGAGCGCGATATCTCTCGTGCTTATAGCTTGTCGATTTCTGATCTCGAATCAAAGGTTAAAAATGGCGACATCTCTGTGAAAGAGTTTGTTCGTCGTCTAGCAAAATCTCCTCTTTACCAAAAACAGTTTTACCAGCCTTTTATTAACAGCCGAGTCATCGAACTAGCTTTCCGTCATATTTTGGGACGGGGGCCTAGTAGCCGAGAAGAAGTACAAAAATACTTCGCCATTATTTCTAAGGGTGGTTTGTCGGCTTTGGTCGATGCTTTAGTAGATTCTGCCGAATACAGCGACTATTTTGGTGAAGAGACAGTACCTTACCTCCGGGGTTTGGGTCAAGAAGCTCAAGAATGTCGCAACTGGGGGCCGCAGCAAGACCTGTTTAACTTCAGTGCGCCTTTCCGCAAGATCCCTCAGTTTATCACGACCTTTGCAGCTTACGATCGCCCACTACCCGACCAGCATCCCTATGGTTCTGGTAATGATCCGCTGGAAATTCAGTTTGGGGCTATTTTCCCGAAAGAAACTCGCAACCCCAGCACCAGCCCAGCGCCATTTGCCAAGGATACCAAGCGGATTCTGATTCACCAAGGGCCGGGGATTAATAACCAAAATAGCAATCCTCAAGCCCGGGGCGCAGCTCCTGGAACTCTTGGGCCCAAGGTGTTCAAGTTAGACCAAGTTCCTCGCACCGTCGGGAAAAAGGTCGGTAAGGGTGCAAGTGTGAAGTTCTCGGAAACCACCACACAAGCAGTCATCAGAGCGATTTACCTCCAAGTTTTCGGTCGTGATGTCTACGAAGGTCAGCGTCAGAAAGTATTAGAAATCAAGCTGGAAAACGGCGAGATTTCCGTGAGGGAATTTGTCCGTGCTCTGGCCAAGTCGGATTTATTCCGCAGCATGTACTGGACGCCGCTGTATGTTTGTAAAGCGATTGAATACACACACCGTCGCTTGTTGGGTCGTCCTACCTACGGTCGTCAAGAAAATAACAAGTATTTTGATATCGCTTCCAAAAAGGGCTTTTATGCTGTAGTGGATGCGATTATCGAGTCTGTGGAATACACAGAAGCTTTTGGCGAAGATACAGTTCCTTACGAACGTTATCTGACTCCGGGTGGTGAAGCATTGCGCCGCTTGCGTGTTGGTAGTATTCGGGAAGATATCACCCCCAGAATCCAGAAGGAAGAAGCACCAAGGTTTGTGGCTTTGGGTGCTGTCACCGAAAACCGCACAGAGCCTGATATCCAGTTCCGCATCAATCAAGGTGTGAACAAACAACGGGAACGGGTTAAAGTGTTCAAGTTGGTGGCGAACCTCAGCGACAAAGTAGCTCTCAAAACTTTGATCAGTGCTGCTTATCGCCAAATATTCGAGCGCGATATCGCCCCCTACATCACCACAAACGAATTCAGTGCATTAGAGAGCAAATTGGGCAACGGTGAAATTACCGTAAAAGAATTTATTGAAGGTTTAGGTTACTCTAACCTGTACCTAAAAGAGTTCTACACGCCTTATCCTAATACCAAGGTGATTGAACTGGGAACCAAGCACTTCCTAGGACGCGCCCCATTAGACCAAGCCGAAATCCGCAAATATAACCAAATTTTGGCTACTAAAGGAATTCGTGCCTTTATTGGTGCCTTGGTAAGCAGTGCAGAGTATCGTGAGGTATTTGGTGAGGATACAGTACCTTACCGCCGCTTCCCAACTCTACCAGCAGCGAACTTCCCCAACACCGAAAAGCTGTATAACCAGCTGACCAAGCAAAATGATGATGTGGTAGTACCTAGCTTTAAGACGGTACAAACCCGGATTGATTCAGCCCAAACACCGCTGATAGCAAAGGCGATCGCAGATTTAACTACAGCTAATGGTGCGGATAAAACCAACCCATTATTTGTGGAACTAGCTCGCTCTAGCGCTTATGCAGTAGAGGGTGTAGATACACACCGCCGCCAACCAGCCCGGATTTACCGCTTGATGGACGGCTCAACTGTATCGGAAAGACAAGTAGTCATTGATGCTGCGTACTGTCAAGTATTAGATTTATTTGGCTCTCAAGTACCTGATGATTACCGTCGCCCTGAGTTGGATCGTCAACTGCAAAACGGAGAAATTTCCGTGAGGGAATTTGTCCGCGAACTGGCTAGCTCAGAAATCTATCACCAACGCTTCTGTCAGCCTTATCCCCATACCAAGGTAGTGGAATATCTATTCCGTCATCTGTTGGGACGTACACCCGCAGATCAAGGCGAAATTCGCCAGTATGAGATGCTGCTGGTGGATAGTGGTTGGAAAGCCGCTGTGAAAGCGATCGTTGATAGCCCAGAGTATGCTCGCTACTTTGGTGAAGATGTAGTGCCTTATCAGCGCTCCTCATCATTCCGGGGCTAG
- the apcA gene encoding allophycocyanin subunit alpha has protein sequence MSIVTKSIVNADAEARYLSPGELDRIKSFVSTGERRLRIAQVLTDNRERLVKQAGEQLFQKRPDVVSPGGNAYGQELTATCLRDLDYYLRLVTYGVVAGDVTPIEEIGIVGVREMYKSLGTPIEGVAEGVRGLKSVAASLLSAEDAAEAGSYFDYVVGALL, from the coding sequence ATGAGTATCGTCACGAAGTCCATCGTGAATGCTGATGCAGAAGCTCGCTACCTCAGCCCTGGCGAACTAGATCGGATCAAGAGCTTTGTTAGCACCGGCGAACGCCGTCTGCGGATTGCTCAAGTTTTAACAGACAACCGTGAGCGCCTTGTTAAACAAGCTGGTGAACAACTGTTCCAAAAGCGCCCTGATGTAGTTTCTCCCGGTGGAAACGCTTACGGTCAAGAATTGACCGCTACCTGCTTGCGTGACTTGGATTACTACCTCCGCTTAGTCACCTACGGAGTTGTTGCTGGTGACGTCACCCCCATCGAAGAAATCGGTATCGTGGGTGTACGCGAAATGTACAAATCCTTAGGGACCCCCATCGAAGGCGTTGCAGAAGGCGTTCGTGGATTGAAGAGCGTTGCTGCTTCCCTATTGTCTGCTGAAGACGCAGCAGAAGCTGGCTCTTACTTCGACTACGTAGTTGGCGCCTTACTGTAG
- the apcB gene encoding allophycocyanin subunit beta, translating to MAQDAITAVINAADVQGKYLDNAAIEKLKGYFSSGDLRVRAAGTISANAAVIVKEAVAKSLLYSDITRPGGNMYTTRRYAACIRDLDYYLRYATYAMLAGDASILDERVLNGLKETYNSLGVPVGATVQAIQAIKEVTAGLVGSEAGKEIGVYLDYISSGLS from the coding sequence ATGGCTCAAGACGCAATTACCGCTGTAATTAACGCCGCAGACGTTCAAGGTAAATATCTTGATAATGCTGCTATCGAAAAACTCAAAGGTTATTTCTCCAGTGGCGACCTCCGTGTACGCGCTGCTGGTACCATCAGTGCTAACGCTGCTGTGATCGTTAAAGAAGCTGTAGCAAAATCTTTGCTATATTCTGACATCACCCGTCCCGGTGGTAACATGTACACCACCCGTCGCTATGCTGCTTGCATCCGCGATTTGGACTACTACCTCCGTTATGCTACCTATGCTATGTTGGCTGGCGACGCTTCCATTTTGGATGAGCGCGTGCTAAATGGCTTGAAAGAAACCTACAATTCCTTGGGTGTGCCCGTCGGTGCTACCGTACAAGCTATCCAAGCAATCAAAGAAGTAACCGCTGGTCTAGTCGGTTCTGAAGCTGGCAAAGAAATCGGTGTTTACTTAGACTATATCTCCTCTGGCTTGAGCTAA
- a CDS encoding phycobilisome linker polypeptide: protein MARLFKITACVPSQTRIRTQRELQNTFFTKLVPYENWFREQQRIQKAGGKIIKVELATGKQGANAGLQ, encoded by the coding sequence ATGGCCCGGTTGTTTAAAATTACGGCTTGCGTTCCCAGCCAAACCCGGATTCGTACCCAACGCGAACTACAAAACACTTTCTTCACTAAATTAGTTCCTTATGAAAACTGGTTCCGTGAACAGCAACGCATTCAAAAAGCGGGCGGTAAAATTATCAAAGTAGAATTAGCAACTGGTAAGCAAGGCGCTAACGCTGGGTTGCAATAA
- a CDS encoding response regulator translates to MGRRGLKFEPLSLKRQPLNLKLELQNPKLPTYPTSPHSPPPHLPTSPPPHTPHLPTSPPPHLPTSPHSPPPHLPTLPTSPPPHTPHLPTSPPPHTPHMSTLRFLLLEDSPLDAEVIQFTLTDGGVDCELLRVETRADFVSALETEEFDLILADYSLPGFDGISALQIAQNLYPDTPVIFVSASMGEELVIEALKQGATDYVLKQRLGRLVYCVQRALLSAQEKRDRRQAETRLNVVAANLPRGALFILDCNLRYLLAEGQALQLAGMTTENFVGKTIWEALEPALASSYEPYFRQALNGESYTLEHFSHGRHFVSHGTPLRSDRGAVDGVLAMSYDISDRKQTETALRESEARLQLMMASAKEYAILTVDADGVITSWNAGAENLLQYSAAEIIGRNSRIFYTPEDNAKDRAGRELQKAQKQGQAENECWHVRKDGSRFWGSGFVMPLRDDTEQVQGFIKIMRDVTSQRQAEERLRLLYEITSDLLAVEQPMTLMDKIFRRLSPQLGLDYYYNYIVEQKDNRPSLHLQNYQGITPEIAEAYEWVEFGNYLCGWVAQTKQQIVLNQAQIATYPHAQTIHSLGFTAYISQPLIVQERLLGTISFASSSRPHFTSAEIDWLELISEQMAIALDRANLMASVQEHAAQLQRANKVKDEFLAVLSHELRSPLHAILSWTSLLQMGRLDANRQREGLATIERNVKVQSQLIEDLLDISRIIQGKLSLTAAPVDLAFVISAAMETVRLSAQAKNIEIHTILEPTAPISGDAARLQQVVWNLLANAVKFTPPHGQVIVELKQIDSIAQIQVIDTGKGIQPQFLPYVFEYFQQEDGSTTRKFGGLGLGLAIVRQIVEMHGGTVQAESLGENQGATFTVRIPIWNQSAATVPESAQPPTQSTDKPLNNLQILVVDDDSDTRKFHTFLLEEQGAKVTAVASAPEALQAFDTFIPDLLLSDIGMAEIDGYMLIEQIRSRPPNRGGTIPAIALTAYAADIDQEKALASGFQTHIAKPLEPKELVKKIINLLSK, encoded by the coding sequence ATGGGGAGACGGGGATTAAAGTTTGAGCCTTTGAGCCTCAAGCGTCAGCCTTTGAACCTCAAGCTTGAACTTCAGAACCCAAAGCTTCCCACATACCCCACCTCCCCACACTCCCCACCTCCCCACCTCCCCACCTCCCCACCTCCCCACACTCCCCACCTCCCCACCTCCCCACCTCCCCACCTCCCCACCTCCCCACACTCCCCACCTCCCCACCTCCCCACACTCCCCACCTCCCCACCTCCCCACACTCCCCACCTCCCCACCTCCCCACCTCCCCACACTCCCCATATGTCAACCCTCCGGTTTCTCTTACTCGAAGACAGTCCCCTGGACGCAGAAGTAATACAATTCACCCTGACAGATGGCGGTGTTGATTGTGAACTGCTGCGGGTGGAAACTCGCGCTGACTTTGTTAGCGCCCTAGAAACCGAAGAGTTTGACTTGATTTTGGCAGACTATTCTTTGCCCGGTTTTGATGGGATCTCGGCTTTGCAAATTGCTCAAAACCTCTACCCTGACACCCCTGTGATTTTCGTTTCTGCCAGTATGGGCGAAGAATTGGTGATTGAGGCTCTCAAACAGGGAGCCACCGACTACGTACTCAAGCAGCGTTTAGGGCGGTTGGTGTATTGTGTGCAGCGAGCACTGCTTTCAGCTCAAGAAAAGCGCGATCGCCGACAAGCCGAAACCCGTCTGAATGTGGTCGCCGCTAACCTACCTCGTGGCGCTCTGTTCATTTTGGATTGTAATTTGCGCTACCTGTTAGCGGAAGGCCAAGCCCTGCAATTAGCGGGAATGACCACAGAAAACTTTGTCGGTAAAACCATCTGGGAAGCCTTGGAACCCGCCCTCGCCAGCAGTTATGAACCATACTTCCGTCAAGCTCTCAACGGCGAATCATATACCTTAGAGCATTTCAGCCACGGACGTCACTTTGTTTCCCACGGCACCCCATTACGCAGCGATCGCGGTGCGGTGGATGGTGTGCTGGCGATGTCCTATGACATTAGCGATCGCAAACAAACTGAAACGGCTCTCAGGGAAAGTGAAGCTCGCTTGCAGTTAATGATGGCTAGTGCCAAAGAATACGCGATTTTGACCGTTGATGCCGACGGGGTGATTACCAGTTGGAATGCGGGCGCTGAAAACTTGTTGCAGTATTCTGCTGCTGAAATCATCGGTCGCAACAGTCGCATTTTTTACACCCCGGAAGATAACGCCAAAGACCGAGCGGGGAGGGAGTTGCAGAAAGCCCAAAAACAAGGACAGGCGGAAAATGAATGTTGGCATGTACGCAAAGATGGCAGCCGCTTTTGGGGTAGTGGTTTTGTCATGCCCCTACGGGATGACACAGAGCAGGTGCAGGGATTTATCAAAATCATGCGGGATGTCACCTCCCAGCGACAAGCAGAAGAACGCTTGCGGTTGCTGTATGAAATCACCAGCGACCTCCTAGCGGTCGAGCAACCGATGACGCTGATGGACAAAATCTTTCGCAGGCTCTCACCCCAGCTAGGGTTGGACTATTATTACAACTACATCGTTGAGCAAAAAGATAACCGTCCCAGCTTGCATTTGCAAAATTATCAAGGCATTACACCAGAAATAGCCGAGGCTTACGAGTGGGTAGAATTTGGAAACTATCTCTGCGGTTGGGTAGCCCAAACAAAACAGCAAATTGTGCTCAACCAAGCCCAAATTGCGACTTATCCTCATGCCCAAACCATCCATTCCTTGGGTTTCACTGCTTATATCAGTCAACCATTAATCGTGCAGGAACGGTTATTAGGAACCATCTCTTTTGCTAGCAGCAGCCGTCCTCACTTCACCTCAGCCGAAATTGACTGGCTGGAATTGATATCTGAGCAAATGGCGATCGCCCTGGATCGAGCCAACCTGATGGCGTCCGTTCAAGAGCACGCAGCACAATTACAACGAGCCAACAAAGTCAAAGATGAGTTTTTAGCGGTGCTGTCCCATGAATTGCGATCGCCCCTCCACGCCATCTTAAGCTGGACAAGCTTGCTACAAATGGGCAGACTCGACGCCAACCGCCAACGGGAAGGACTAGCAACAATTGAGCGCAATGTGAAAGTACAATCACAATTAATTGAAGATTTGCTAGACATTTCTCGGATTATCCAGGGCAAACTTTCCTTGACAGCTGCTCCCGTTGATTTAGCTTTCGTGATTTCTGCAGCTATGGAAACAGTGCGTTTATCAGCCCAAGCCAAGAATATTGAGATCCACACAATTCTCGAACCAACAGCACCTATTTCTGGGGACGCCGCTCGTTTACAGCAAGTGGTGTGGAACCTGCTCGCCAACGCAGTTAAATTCACACCGCCTCATGGACAAGTGATAGTAGAATTAAAACAAATTGACAGCATAGCGCAGATTCAGGTAATCGATACCGGCAAAGGCATACAACCGCAATTTCTGCCTTATGTATTTGAATATTTCCAGCAAGAGGATGGCTCCACAACTCGCAAATTTGGGGGCTTGGGATTAGGACTAGCGATCGTCCGACAAATTGTAGAAATGCATGGTGGTACAGTCCAAGCAGAAAGCTTAGGAGAGAATCAGGGCGCCACCTTCACAGTGCGAATTCCCATTTGGAACCAGTCAGCAGCAACCGTACCAGAGTCAGCCCAACCCCCAACACAGAGCACCGACAAACCCTTAAACAATTTGCAAATTTTAGTTGTGGACGACGACAGCGATACCCGCAAATTTCACACATTTTTGTTAGAAGAACAAGGCGCCAAAGTCACAGCCGTAGCCTCCGCGCCAGAAGCACTACAAGCGTTTGACACTTTTATTCCCGACTTACTGCTCAGTGACATAGGAATGGCCGAAATAGACGGCTACATGCTCATTGAGCAGATTCGTTCCCGCCCACCCAACCGAGGCGGAACCATCCCAGCGATCGCCCTCACCGCTTATGCTGCAGACATCGACCAAGAAAAAGCCCTAGCATCCGGGTTTCAAACCCACATCGCCAAACCATTAGAACCAAAAGAATTAGTCAAAAAAATTATCAACCTGCTTTCAAAATAG